A single genomic interval of Xiphophorus couchianus chromosome 2, X_couchianus-1.0, whole genome shotgun sequence harbors:
- the LOC114137071 gene encoding uncharacterized protein LOC114137071 — translation MVKDMRRQMDRNVATVRSTSLQFAQQPDSYISADGTWISTRQTTQPSSLQQEQLNVSSTQNVAEEWPIPPPPIPFLGDYPDNQEVQLAPPPPPPPAIVQELSQRLQELHVRQQTAAAVSRAPDFQSRVPQSTPLSQPRAGLSLDNNMPSPAQTLDPTMAIATREKLYRGPLPSIPEFTKDDPRQFARLRLALDNILPADATERFKYQVLCDHLKFEEALLIADSYSNSLRPYSDMMASLTKHYGQPHQLSLQRIAELMDEPNIRTSDTTGFRRFALRLRALVGMLEQLGEDGHIELQCGSHVARLTRKLPQDLRAAFRRYLYPQKSGIPSLRDFAEWLEYELIIQEGGDRSVKVEERPRDRNGIKRDKRATKGTTTVLHGSTHDATSQRSSATTPSTSEAQGKPTAFCPYCNNTLHFLDQCSNFKLLTKEQKSTWIKSNSRCWRCGRHHQAAQCRLKVQCNTCKGKHLEALHEVNISAAVPTPPLEHVSELGSKPSTDVLYLDRRSGRNQVLLKISKVLLRNGKHTLETFAILDDGSERTIVLPEAMQKLQLQGTAESLTLRTVRQGLRTLHGESVTVKVSSATQPSKTFTIERAFTADDLGLAPHSYPVKALQQKYRHLRKLPLQSFTNAQPLILIGSDYPHLVTPIQPVRLGPPGGPAAVKTRLGWVLQGPVPSPRHSAQPQQCLFLSAASPQSDLSSQVERLWQLDIMPYRSEKLVTRSRREEQAMKLLEAKTTRLDIEGVHRYATPLLRVSDMPTLQVPPVAVLPSLRGTEKRLNRDPVKAKAYQAEITKLIAAGYVREVSEEKMRASRESWFIPHHMVTHNGKNRVVFNCSFTYREQNLNELLLPGPNLGASLLGVLLRFREHTIAVSSDIKGMFHQVRLLPEDQPLLRFIWRDLQRDTPPKVYEWQVLPFGTTCSPCCAICALQRHIHDHSHQGEDVCDAIEKNFYVDNWLQSFSSPDVAKEVVEKLRSVLSEAGFELRQWASNTPDLIAHLPKELRSENSEQWLNQTDVDPQEPALGLRWMCYSDTLQYKCRPLNSNPPTMRNIYRVLASQYDPLGFLVPFTTRAKVLVQRLWDRKREWDDPLLPSDLLSAWREWEEELQHLDNISLQRCYVSPELDKPDSQHEVHIFCDGSQQAYGSVAYLRTEDGAGKVEVAFLTARSRVAPKRQLSIPRLELCAALTGAQLASLLTKELTLPLSKVVLWTDSTTVLTWIQSDSCHYKVFVGTRIAEIQELTDSCAWQYVTTSDNPADDLTRGKRLRDLTCPSRWACGPSFLQLPQGQWPEHPITPCNNFAEEQRRSATCLVVTSEPCLLPDAQKFTSFNDLLKETAKCLQGSTGDNLTAENYKEAELTLLQSAQRDSFPDEIQWLTTGKPVHSSSRLVTLAPEYDKSLQLLRVGGRLRRCNDLEPAMTHPVVLDPKHPVTKLLIRQADRDLKHPGAERLFAELRRKYWILRGREAIRSEQRCCPECQKWRAQPVNPKMADLPIARLRLNQPAFFSTGIDCFGPMQVKVGRRIEKRWGLLFKCLTTRAIHIEVLSSLTSDSFLMALRRFVSRRGKPTEILCDQGTNFRGGEKELQESFNALHPSLQSQLAAHQITFRFNPPSAPHFGGSWEREIRSIKAALKSTIGSQVVQEEILQTVLIEIEGMLNSKPLGYVSSDLADPDPITPNLLLMGRLDPSLPQVLYHDSELIGQRHWRTCQVLSDRFWTQFIRHYLPTLQTRSKWQRDTSPIQLGTVVMIVDPQLPRASWPIGEISRVFPGADGLIRSAEVKVKDHMYTRPVSRLIRLPAVPESDGQ, via the coding sequence ATGGTTAAAGACATGAGGAGGCAGATGGATCGAAATGTTGCCACGGTGAGATCAACTAGCCTACAATTCGCACAGCAGCCAGATAGTTACATTTCAGCTGATGGCACTTGGATCTCCACACGTCAAACTACGCAACCCTCTTccctgcagcaggagcagctcaATGTATCCTCTACACAGAATGTAGCTGAGGAGTGGCCAATACCACCCCCTCCAATCCCCTTTCTGGGTGACTATCCAGATAATCAGGAAGTACAGTTGGCTCCaccccctccacctccaccaGCCATTGTACAAGAGCTTAGCCAACGTTTACAAGAGCTACATGTACGACAACAAACCGCAGCTGCAGTCAGCAGAGCTCCTGACTTTCAATCCCGAGTGCCACAGTCCACGCCCTTATCTCAACCACGAGCTGGACTTAGCTTGGATAACAACATGCCCTCTCCTGCCCAAACATTGGATCCCACAATGGCCATAGCTACAAGGGAGAAGCTCTACAGAGGACCATTGCCATCAATACCAGAGTTCACAAAGGATGATCCCAGGCAATTTGCCAGATTAAGACTCGCCCTTGATAATATTCTCCCAGCCGACGCGACAGAGAGGTTCAAATATCAGGTACTATGTGACCACCTTAAATTTGAAGAAGCTCTTTTAATTGCTGACTCGTACAGTAATTCACTCCGCCCCTACTCTGATATGATGGCTTCACTCACTAAACATTACGGCCAGCCTCACCAACTGTCACTTCAGAGAATAGCAGAGCTTATGGATGAGCCCAATATTCGTACAAGTGACACAACCGGTTTCAGGAGATTTGCTCTACGATTGCGTGCTTTGGTTGGCATGTTAGAGCAACTTGGGGAAGATGGACACATAGAGCTACAATGCGGATCTCATGTAGCAAGACTCACACGGAAGCTACCCCAAGACTTGCGTGCTGCTTTCCGCCGCTACCTCTACCCACAGAAAAGTGGAATACCATCATTGAGAGACTTTGCAGAGTGGCTGGAGTATGAGTTGATTATTCAAGAGGGTGGAGATCGCTCTGTCAAGGTGGAAGAAAGGCCGAGAGACAGAAATGGCATCAAAAGAGATAAGAGAGCCACTAAAGGGACTACTACTGTGCTACATGGCTCAACACACGATGCTACCTCTCAGAGGTCCTCAGCCACAACCCCCTCCACTTCTGAGGCCCAAGGCAAGCCCACAGCCTTTTGCCCTTATTGTAATAATACTCTCCACTTTCTAGATCAATGTTCGAATTTCAAGCTGCTGACAAAGGAGCAGAAGTCCACCTGGATTAAATCCAACAGTCGCTGCTGGCGTTGTGGACGACACCACCAGGCAGCTCAGTGTCGACTTAAAGTACAGTGTAACACATGCAAGGGAAAACATCTAGAAGCCCTGCATGAAGTGAATATCAGCGCAGCTGTACCTACACCACCATTGGAACATGTCAGTGAACTGGGCAGTAAACCATCTACTGATGTGCTCTATCTGGACCGTCGTTCAGGGCGCAACCAAGTGCTTCTGAAGATAAGCAAAGTTCTGCTGCGAAATGGGAAACACACCCTGGAGACGTTTGCCATACTAGATGATGGTTCGGAGAGGACAATTGTTCTCCCAGAGGCCATGCAGAAGCTCCAGCTACAGGGCACTGCAGAGAGTCTTACTTTACGTACAGTAAGGCAAGGACTGAGAACACTGCATGGTGAATCAGTGACGGTCAAAGTCTCCTCTGCCACTCAACCATCCAAGACATTTACCATCGAGAGAGCCTTCACAGCAGATGATCTAGGTTTGGCTCCACATTCATATCCAGTAAAAGCACTGCAGCAGAAATATAGACATTTGAGAAAGCTTCCTTTGCAGTCATTTACCAATGCCCAACCGCTCATTCTGATTGGATCAGACTATCCCCACCTAGTGACCCCCATCCAACCTGTGCGGCTGGGCCCTCCTGGTGGTCCAGCTGCAGTCAAAACTAGGCTTGGTTGGGTATTACAAGGACCAGTCCCCTCCCCTCGACACTCTGCACAACCACAACAATGCCTCTTCCTTTCAGCTGCCTCACCTCAATCAGACCTGTCAAGTCAAGTAGAGAGACTCTGGCAACTTGACATTATGCCGTACAGAAGTGAGAAGCTAGTGACGCGGTCTCGGAGGGAAGAGCAAGCTATGAAGCTGCTGGAGGCAAAAACGACCAGACTGGATATTGAAGGTGTACACCGATACGCAACTCCCCTTCTGCGTGTCAGTGATATGCCTACGCTCCAAGTACCACCTGTGGCAGTACTCCCCAGTCTACGTGGCACAGAGAAGCGCCTCAATCGAGATCCAGTGAAGGCTAAAGCTTATCAAGCAGAGATCACCAAGTTAATAGCGGCTGGCTATGTGAGAGAAGTGAGTGAAGAGAAGATGAGGGCCTCAAGAGAATCGTGGTTCATCCCCCACCACATGGTGACACATAACGGTAAGAACCGTGTGGTGTTTAATTGCTCATTCACTTACAGAGAACAGAACCTCAACGAGCTGCTGTTGCCAGGCCCAAACCTGGGGGCCTCTCTCCTTGGTGTGCTATTACGCTTCAGAGAACACACCATTGCAGTTAGCAGCGACATCAAGGGAATGTTCCACCAGGTGAGACTACTGCCAGAAGATCAACCACTGCTGCGTTTTATCTGGCGTGACCTGCAAAGAGACACCCCTCCCAAGGTGTATGAATGGCAAGTGCTCCCGTTCGGAACAACATGCTCCCCTTGCTGTGCCATCTGTGCACTCCAGAGACATATCCATGATCACAGCCACCAGGGAGAGGATGTTTGTGACGCCATTGAGAAGAACTTCTACGTAGATAATTGGTTACAAAGCTTTTCTTCTCCAGATGTGGCTAAAGAGGTGGTGGAGAAATTACGGTCAGTATTATCAGAAGCAGGATTTGAGCTCAGGCAATGGGCCAGCAACACCCCAGACCTCATTGCCCATCTACCAAAGGAGTTAAGGTCAGAGAACAGTGAACAGTGGCTGAATCAAACTGATGTGGACCCTCAAGAACCAGCCTTAGGCTTGCGGTGGATGTGTTACTCTGACACTCTGCAGTATAAGTGTAGGCCCTTAAACAGTAATCCTCCTACAATGAGGAACATCTATCGGGTTCTGGCAAGTCAGTACGACCCACTAGGCTTCTTGGTCCCCTTCACGACAAGGGCTAAAGTACTAGTCCAGCGGTTATGGGACAGAAAGCGTGAGTGGGATGATCCGCTGTTACCGAGTGATTTGCTTTCTGCATGGAGAGAATGGGAAGAGGAACTGCAACATCTGGACAATATCAGTTTGCAACGTTGTTATGTAAGCCCTGAGCTGGACAAACCTGACAGTCAGCATGAGGTTCACATCTTTTGTGATGGATCGCAACAAGCCTACGGAAGTGTTGCATATCTACGGACGGAAGATGGTGCTGGAAAGGTAGAAGTTGCCTTCCTTACTGCACGTTCCAGAGTGGCTCCTAAACGCCAGTTGTCCATCCCACGTCTGGAACTATGTGCAGCCTTGACAGGAGCTCAACTCGCCAGCCTGTTGACCAAAGAGCTCACCCTACCGTTATCCAAAGTGGTGTTGTGGACAGATTCCACCACCGTCCTAACATGGATTCAGTCAGATTCCTGCCACTACAAGGTATTCGTAGGAACTCGAATAGCTGAAATCCAAGAACTGACAGATAGCTGTGCTTGGCAGTATGTGACAACATCTGACAACCCCGCAGATGATCTAACTAGGGGCAAAAGACTACGAGACCTCACATGTCCGTCCCGGTGGGCATGTGGACCATCATTTCTGCAGCTGCCGCAGGGCCAGTGGCCAGAGCATCCAATTACACCATGCAATAACTTCGCTGAGGAGCAGCGTAGATCAGCAACTTGCTTGGTTGTAACCTCTGAACCCTGTCTGCTCCCAGATGCTCAGAAATTTACCAGTTTTAATGACCTCTTAAAGGAAACTGCCAAATGTCTTCAGGGGTCAACTGGTGACAATCTCACAGCAGAGAACTACAAAGAGGCTGAGCTTACTCTCCTGCAATCTGCTCAAAGAGACAGTTTCCCAGATGAGATCCAGTGGTTGACCACCGGGAAACCAGTTCATTCGTCCAGTCGTTTAGTCACCCTGGCACCGGAATATGACAAATCACTCCAACTCCTCAGAGTAGGTGGCAGACTTAGACGTTGTAATGATTTGGAACCTGCTATGACTCATCCGGTAGTCTTGGACCCAAAACATCCTGTCACTAAACTACTCATTCGACAGGCTGACAGAGATTTAAAGCACCCAGGAGCAGAGAGATTGTTTGCAGAGTTGAGAAGGAAATACTGGATTCTTAGGGGTCGTGAAGCCATAAGAAGTGAACAGCGCTGTTGCCCCGAGTGCCAGAAATGGAGAGCTCAACCTGTCAATCCAAAGATGGCAGACCTTCCCATTGCACGCCTTCGATTGAATCAGCCAGCCTTCTTTTCAACAGGAATCGACTGTTTCGGTCCAATGCAAGTGAAGGTTGGTCGGCGAATTGAAAAACGCTGGGGCCTGCTCTTCAAATGCTTGACAACTCGTGCCATTCATATTGAGGTGCTGTCTAGCCTCACTTCTGACTCATTTCTCATGGCATTAAGAAGATTTGTTTCTCGTCGTGGTAAACCAACTGAGATACTCTGCGACCAAGGAACTAATTTTCGAGGGGGAGAGAAAGAGCTGCAGGAATCCTTTAATGCTCTACACCCCTCCTTACAATCCCAATTAGCAGCACATCAAATCACATTTCGATTTAATCCTCCCAGTGCTCCTCACTTTGGAGGATCCTGGGAGCGGGAAATCAGATCCATAAAAGCAGCCCTGAAATCCACAATAGGCTCGCAGGTTGTACAAGAGGAAATCCTGCAAACAGTGCTGATTGAGATTGAGGGAATGCTCAACTCGAAACCTTTGGGGTACGTATCTTCAGATCTAGCTGACCCAGACCCTATTACCCCAAATTTGTTGCTGATGGGGCGGCTAGACCCTTCCCTACCCCAAGTGTTATACCACGATTCAGAGCTCATTGGACAGCGACATTGGAGGACCTGTCAAGTGCTATCCGATCGCTTCTGGACACAGTTCATACGCCACTACCTGCCCACACTACAGACTCGGTCGAAGTGGCAAAGGGACACTTCTCCTATCCAGTTGGGTACTGTGGTGATGATAGTGGATCCCCAACTCCCAAGAGCCTCATGGCCAATTGGAGAGATCAGCAGAGTATTCCCGGGAGCTGATGGCTTGATTCGGTCCGCAGAGGTCAAGGTGAAAGACCACATGTACACACGACCAGTGAGCCGCCTTATCCGGCTACCTGCAGTACCAGAATCAGATGGACAGTGA